In the Carassius gibelio isolate Cgi1373 ecotype wild population from Czech Republic chromosome A2, carGib1.2-hapl.c, whole genome shotgun sequence genome, one interval contains:
- the LOC128021603 gene encoding proenkephalin-A-like, which translates to MLLKVVTVVSEQSRCGVYRRVVRYKILNQRLPTRLTLIKKFFIFAPCEKLSNIFSNTVDAAKESYCKQPMALTVNWWSLVLSACLVLMVRAECGRDCALCVFRLLRQQTEIDKLTCSLQCEGTVDSRQVEICKNIISQKDRLAMDNLKQDEESADHLLAKKYGGFMKRYGGFMIKKAAEIGTRAPAESDITEAMSKKYGGFMKKDKPEGGAEDQLVEQLREILRDGPTSKSDEQHDGDMVKRYRGFLRSVQENSGLGEAGRDLHKRYGGFMRRVGRPDWLENQKSNGFLKRTWEDGGETALPNMQKRYGRFMD; encoded by the exons ATGCTACTTAAAGTTGTGACGGTCGTTTCTGAACAGAGCAGATGTGGGGTTTATCGTCGTGTTGTGAGATACAAGATACTTAACCAAAGACTCCCTACACGACTgactttgataaaaaaattttttatttttgctcccTGTGAGAAGCTGTCCAACATATTCAGCAATACAGTGGACGCTGCCAAAGAAAGCTACTGTAAACAG CCCATGGCGTTAACTGTGAACTGGTGGAGTCTGGTTTTGAGCGCATGTCTCGTGCTGATGGTTCGCGCTGAATGCGGCAGAGACTGCGCGCTCTGCGTTTTCCGGCTGCTCCGTCAACAGACAGAGATCGACAAACTG ACCTGCTCATTACAGTGTGAAGGAACAGTGGACTCTAGACAAGTAGAAATCTGCAAAAACATCATCAGTCAAAAGGATCGCCTTGCAATGGACAACCTTAAACAAGATGAAGAGAGTGCAGACCATCTTCTCGCCAAAAAATATGGTGGCTTCATGAAGCGTTATGGGGGCTTCATGATTAAGAAAGCAGCAGAGATCGGCACAAGAGCTCCAGCTGAGAGTGACATCACAGAGGCCATGAGTAAGAAATATGGAGGCTTTATGAAGAAGGACAAGCCAGAAGGTGGAGCCGAAGACCAACTGGTGGAGCAGCTGAGAGAGATCCTTAGGGACGGTCCCACCTCAAAATCAGATGAGCAGCATGATGGGGACATGGTCAAGCGCTATAGGGGATTCCTGAGGAGTGTACAGGAGAACAGTGGTCTAGGGGAGGCAGGGAGAGACCTGCACAAGAGATATGGGGGGTTTATGCGCAGAGTGGGCAGGCCTGACTGGTTGGAAAACCAGAAAAGCAATGGGTTTCTGAAACGCACTTGGGAGGATGGAGGCGAGACTGCCCTGCCCAACATGCAGAAGAGATATGGCAGATTCATGGATTAG